The following proteins are encoded in a genomic region of Nonomuraea muscovyensis:
- a CDS encoding GlcG/HbpS family heme-binding protein → MDLELALRMCEAALRQAAREGASISVAVVDEGGHLVSFQRMAGARLAGPVLAPAKAYTAVAHGMTTADLGRLAAPGGELHGLAGDRFVCFGGGIPLWADYGEGECVVGGVGVSGGTVAQDVSCAEAAASVWRTR, encoded by the coding sequence GTGGATCTCGAACTCGCTCTGCGCATGTGCGAGGCGGCGCTCCGGCAGGCGGCGCGCGAAGGCGCGTCGATCTCCGTCGCCGTCGTCGACGAGGGCGGCCATCTGGTGTCTTTCCAGCGTATGGCGGGTGCGCGGCTGGCCGGGCCGGTGCTGGCGCCGGCCAAGGCCTACACCGCCGTGGCCCACGGCATGACCACGGCCGACCTGGGGAGGCTGGCGGCGCCCGGAGGGGAGCTGCACGGCCTGGCGGGTGACCGTTTTGTGTGTTTCGGAGGGGGCATCCCGCTCTGGGCGGATTACGGTGAAGGGGAATGCGTGGTCGGCGGCGTCGGGGTCAGCGGAGGGACGGTCGCGCAGGACGTGTCGTGCGCCGAGGCGGCGGCCTCGGTGTGGCGCACGCGCTGA
- a CDS encoding MFS transporter, translated as MNISIAEARRARIAVFGYFFLAGFVMGLWASGLPSLNDRLDLGPARLGTVLLLISGGALVSMLATGPLVDRWSSRTVCWFSGPVSALVLLGPAVAPGFLELAILAVVFGLGLGVTEVAMNAHSVEVERAYGRPVISAFHGTWSLGGAAGGALTALVLRAGLDAQMLLVVAAVVVPFLYVPLARLLLPAAPQQPAGDAATGRRAGAGLKWGLIALLGLAAFAGHLAEGAAIDWAALHARWILDTDPAAAPLAYTIFAVAMTTIRLLGDPIRARLGSVRTIQLAGLLATLGYVLVLAAPLAGEPLRVACAWAGWALAGVGLATVVPVIFSAVGASGGPVGRALAMVTAFGYSGLLVGPAVLGYVAEASSLPVALIIPAVLSAVVALTGAPAIRVLTTRPTAPVTSDVAA; from the coding sequence GTGAACATAAGTATCGCAGAGGCCAGGCGCGCCCGCATCGCGGTGTTCGGCTACTTCTTCCTGGCCGGGTTCGTGATGGGGCTGTGGGCGTCGGGCCTGCCGTCGCTGAACGACCGGCTGGACCTCGGCCCGGCCCGGCTCGGCACCGTCCTGCTGCTCATCTCGGGGGGCGCCCTGGTGTCGATGCTGGCGACCGGGCCGCTCGTGGACAGATGGTCGAGCCGGACCGTCTGCTGGTTCAGCGGACCCGTCTCGGCCCTGGTGCTGCTCGGGCCGGCCGTCGCCCCCGGCTTCCTGGAACTGGCGATCCTCGCCGTGGTCTTCGGGCTCGGCCTCGGGGTGACCGAGGTCGCCATGAACGCCCACTCCGTCGAGGTCGAACGCGCCTACGGGCGGCCGGTCATCTCGGCGTTTCACGGCACCTGGAGCCTCGGCGGGGCGGCGGGCGGCGCGCTGACCGCCCTCGTGCTGCGGGCCGGTCTGGATGCCCAGATGCTGCTCGTCGTGGCGGCCGTGGTCGTGCCGTTCCTGTACGTGCCGCTGGCCCGGCTGCTGCTGCCCGCCGCCCCCCAACAGCCCGCCGGCGACGCCGCCACCGGCCGGCGCGCGGGCGCGGGACTGAAGTGGGGCCTCATCGCGCTGCTCGGCCTCGCGGCGTTCGCCGGTCACCTCGCCGAAGGCGCGGCCATCGACTGGGCCGCCCTGCACGCGCGCTGGATCCTCGACACCGACCCCGCCGCCGCCCCGCTCGCCTACACGATCTTCGCCGTGGCCATGACGACCATCCGCCTGCTCGGCGACCCCATCCGGGCCCGGCTCGGCTCCGTACGGACCATCCAGCTCGCCGGGCTGCTCGCCACGCTCGGCTACGTCCTGGTGCTGGCCGCCCCCCTGGCCGGCGAGCCCCTGCGCGTGGCCTGCGCCTGGGCCGGCTGGGCGCTCGCCGGGGTCGGCCTGGCCACGGTGGTGCCCGTCATCTTCAGCGCGGTCGGCGCGTCCGGCGGGCCGGTCGGGCGGGCGCTGGCGATGGTGACGGCGTTCGGGTACAGCGGGCTGCTGGTGGGCCCGGCCGTCCTCGGCTACGTCGCGGAGGCGTCGTCCCTGCCGGTCGCGTTGATCATCCCGGCCGTGCTGTCCGCCGTCGTCGCCCTCACGGGCGCCCCCGCCATCCGAGTTCTCACCACTCGCCCGACCGCGCCCGTCACGTCCGACGTGGCGGCCTGA
- the mihF gene encoding integration host factor, actinobacterial type codes for MALPTLTPEQRKAALEKAAEARAARTALLAKVKAGELSFSQLLERDDDIAKKIKVSQALRAVKGVGPAKATALMEEAGVDEKRRLGGLGAQQRKKLVEALG; via the coding sequence ATGGCACTTCCCACTCTCACCCCCGAGCAGCGCAAGGCGGCTCTGGAGAAGGCGGCCGAGGCGCGTGCGGCCCGCACGGCCCTGCTGGCCAAGGTCAAGGCCGGCGAGCTGTCCTTCAGCCAGCTCCTGGAGCGCGACGACGACATCGCCAAGAAGATCAAGGTGTCCCAGGCCCTGCGCGCGGTCAAGGGCGTCGGGCCGGCCAAGGCCACCGCGCTGATGGAGGAGGCGGGCGTCGACGAGAAGCGCCGCCTCGGCGGCCTGGGCGCCCAGCAGCGCAAGAAGCTGGTCGAGGCGCTCGGCTAG
- a CDS encoding ROK family protein: protein MATNGATTSGELRAHNRVRLLRAVHDCGATLTRSQLTRDLELARGTASVLVAELADSALLHEEPAPEHGRGRPTQVPGPHPDGPLALAVDVREDAWEVAECALGGQATVLEVRRHDGTPEGALVPLGEALTRHLERLGSRVVGVGLAVAGPVRAGGLVDVSHLGWRSVDVPALLGLPPHGVPPAGGRTPHGVALVGNDTAFAALAEARRGVLRGVGVGLHLHVDFDLGGVLVVDGRPLAGAGGIGAEFGHMPLTGGAEPCACGARGCWGREVGTNALLRHLGLAHGGGRGRDRAERVFADAAAGDADAARALAANARALGRGIAALANAHDPEVVSLSGFGVDLHARALDALTEPFAWGLMTIRRERPPRLAPSALGWRGTLIGAMESVFDAFLTVEGVQAWRRARTAAPA from the coding sequence ATGGCGACGAACGGGGCGACGACGAGTGGCGAGCTGCGCGCCCACAACCGCGTGCGGCTGCTGCGCGCCGTGCACGACTGCGGCGCCACGCTCACCCGCTCCCAGCTCACCCGCGACCTGGAGCTGGCCCGCGGCACCGCGTCGGTGCTGGTCGCCGAGCTGGCCGACAGCGCGCTGCTGCACGAGGAGCCCGCGCCCGAGCACGGCCGGGGCCGCCCGACCCAGGTGCCCGGCCCGCATCCGGACGGGCCGCTCGCGCTGGCGGTGGACGTGCGCGAGGACGCTTGGGAGGTCGCCGAGTGCGCACTGGGCGGTCAGGCGACGGTGCTGGAGGTGCGCCGCCACGACGGGACTCCGGAGGGGGCGCTCGTGCCCCTCGGCGAGGCCCTCACGAGGCACCTGGAGCGGCTCGGTTCCCGCGTGGTGGGAGTCGGGCTGGCCGTGGCCGGGCCGGTGCGCGCCGGGGGCCTGGTGGACGTGTCACACCTCGGCTGGCGCTCGGTCGACGTCCCGGCCCTGCTCGGCCTCCCGCCACACGGGGTTCCGCCCGCGGGAGGCAGGACGCCGCACGGGGTTGCGCTGGTGGGGAACGACACGGCGTTCGCGGCGCTGGCCGAGGCGCGGCGGGGCGTGCTGCGGGGCGTCGGCGTGGGACTGCACCTGCACGTGGACTTCGACCTGGGCGGCGTCCTGGTGGTGGACGGGCGGCCGCTGGCGGGGGCGGGCGGGATCGGCGCCGAGTTCGGGCACATGCCGCTGACCGGCGGCGCCGAGCCGTGCGCGTGCGGGGCGCGCGGCTGCTGGGGGCGCGAGGTGGGCACGAACGCGCTGCTCCGCCATCTGGGCCTGGCCCACGGCGGCGGCCGGGGCCGCGACCGGGCCGAACGCGTCTTCGCCGACGCGGCGGCCGGGGACGCCGACGCGGCGCGGGCGCTGGCGGCGAACGCCCGCGCGCTCGGCAGGGGCATAGCCGCCCTGGCGAACGCGCACGATCCGGAGGTGGTGTCACTGTCGGGCTTCGGGGTGGATCTGCACGCGCGGGCCCTGGACGCGCTCACGGAGCCGTTCGCGTGGGGCCTGATGACGATCCGCCGCGAGCGGCCGCCCCGGCTTGCCCCCTCCGCGCTCGGCTGGCGGGGGACGCTGATCGGGGCGATGGAGTCGGTGTTCGACGCGTTCCTCACGGTCGAGGGCGTACAGGCGTGGCGCCGCGCCCGCACGGCCGCGCCCGCCTGA